A genomic window from Nocardioides sp. BP30 includes:
- a CDS encoding fumarylacetoacetate hydrolase family protein, which produces MRLATVSQDGRRFAAVVAAAGTVHEIRGRTLEDLVSGGLPAALEAGRAALAEGGVPLDGVRLELPYRPASVRDFVTFEAHVEGVRRSVDGAVGVPEAWYDAPTFYFTNPHALFGPDEPIRRPATCRRLDFELEVGVVVGRDGSDLAESEAAEAIFGYTIVNDWSARDLQSREMQVGLGPAKGKDFATSIGPWIVTADELAPYVDPRGFLDLDCRVSVNGSQVGRDRLSSMHWTFAQMIAYASRDSLVRAGDLLASGTTGGGGCLAELWGRYGEDAPPPLEPGDEVRIDVEVLGTLAASVTA; this is translated from the coding sequence ATGAGGCTCGCGACCGTCAGCCAGGACGGCCGGCGCTTCGCCGCCGTCGTGGCCGCAGCGGGAACGGTGCACGAGATCCGCGGCCGCACGCTCGAGGACCTGGTCTCGGGCGGCCTTCCGGCGGCGCTGGAGGCTGGTCGGGCGGCCCTCGCCGAGGGTGGTGTGCCGCTCGACGGGGTGCGCCTGGAGCTGCCCTACCGGCCGGCCAGCGTGCGCGACTTCGTCACCTTCGAAGCCCACGTCGAGGGCGTACGCCGCAGTGTCGACGGCGCTGTCGGCGTCCCCGAGGCCTGGTACGACGCGCCAACGTTCTACTTCACCAACCCGCACGCGCTCTTCGGCCCGGACGAGCCCATCCGGCGGCCGGCGACGTGCCGCAGGCTCGACTTCGAGCTCGAGGTCGGGGTGGTGGTCGGCCGCGACGGCAGCGACCTGGCGGAGTCGGAGGCGGCCGAGGCGATCTTCGGGTACACGATCGTCAACGACTGGTCCGCGCGCGACCTGCAGAGCCGGGAGATGCAGGTCGGTCTGGGCCCGGCGAAGGGCAAGGACTTCGCCACCTCGATCGGGCCCTGGATCGTGACGGCGGACGAGCTGGCGCCGTACGTCGACCCCCGCGGCTTCCTGGACCTCGACTGCCGGGTGTCGGTCAACGGCTCGCAGGTGGGCCGGGACCGGCTCTCCAGCATGCACTGGACCTTCGCGCAGATGATCGCCTACGCCTCCCGGGACTCCCTGGTCCGCGCCGGCGACCTGCTCGCCTCCGGCACCACCGGTGGCGGCGGCTGCCTGGCGGAGCTGTGGGGCCGGTACGGCGAGGATGCGCCGCCGCCGCTCGAGCCCGGCGACGAGGTGCGCATCGACGTCGAGGTCCTCGGCACGCTTGCGGCGTCCGTCACCGCCTGA
- a CDS encoding VOC family protein, which yields MNTHLNEHGITHLRHVDLAVPDFERQRTFYKDTWGLTEVGTDGDLSYLAAEGSPEQYIVRLRKDAEKRLDLISFGSESPETVDALAQKLASQGIQLVNEPDKLQTAGGGYGFRFFDIDGRTIEISSDVETRAFREIEEKEAIPVRLSHAVMNSQDPNRTRDFYASVLGFKLSDTLWGEHMGEMMHFMRCNDWHHSLAIARGPHTAVHHVSFEMRGLDEYLYGTGRVMRAGIKKIWGPGRHHAGNNTFTYFLDPSGNTMEYTTELERLTTDQWHPHVYDIADPNTQDMWGIADPMSEFIARDSFNDPDRGVFVAPPV from the coding sequence ATGAACACTCACCTGAACGAGCACGGCATCACCCACCTGCGGCACGTCGACCTGGCGGTCCCGGACTTCGAGAGGCAGCGGACCTTCTACAAGGACACCTGGGGCCTGACCGAGGTCGGCACCGACGGCGATCTGTCCTACCTCGCCGCCGAGGGCTCCCCGGAGCAGTACATCGTGCGGCTGCGCAAGGACGCCGAGAAGCGGCTCGACCTGATCTCCTTCGGCTCCGAGAGTCCCGAGACGGTCGACGCGCTCGCCCAGAAGCTGGCCAGCCAGGGCATCCAGCTGGTCAACGAGCCCGACAAGCTCCAGACCGCCGGTGGTGGCTACGGCTTCCGGTTCTTCGACATCGACGGCCGCACCATCGAGATCAGCTCCGACGTCGAGACCCGTGCCTTCCGCGAGATCGAGGAGAAGGAGGCCATCCCGGTCCGACTCTCGCACGCGGTGATGAACTCCCAAGACCCCAACCGGACGCGCGACTTCTACGCGAGCGTGCTCGGCTTCAAGCTCTCCGACACCCTGTGGGGCGAGCACATGGGCGAGATGATGCACTTCATGCGGTGCAACGACTGGCACCACTCGCTGGCCATCGCGCGCGGCCCGCACACCGCCGTCCACCACGTCTCCTTCGAGATGCGCGGCCTGGACGAGTACCTCTACGGCACCGGCCGCGTCATGCGTGCGGGCATCAAGAAGATCTGGGGCCCGGGTCGCCACCACGCGGGCAACAACACATTCACCTACTTCCTGGACCCCAGCGGCAACACCATGGAGTACACCACCGAGCTGGAGCGCCTGACCACCGACCAGTGGCACCCGCACGTCTACGACATCGCCGACCCGAACACCCAGGACATGTGGGGCATCGCCGATCCGATGAGCGAGTTCATCGCACGCGACTCCTTCAACGACCCGGACCGGGGCGTCTTCGTCGCCCCGCCGGTCTGA
- a CDS encoding SDR family NAD(P)-dependent oxidoreductase, with amino-acid sequence MRLQDKIVVVTGAARGQGAEEVRALAAEGAYVVATDVLPFDPRDEAWDGGRVVERHLDVTDAAAWAELADWLRAERGHVDALVNNAGVAARERLPHVSLEGWQRAFDINVTGPMLGIQALVPLMPQGSSIVNICSVAAISGHAAAAYTASKWALRGLTRSASLELGSQGIRVNAVMPGLIDTPLMANASPAFKEAALSEVPLGRIGVPADIAPTIVFLCSDDSSYYNGAEIVIDGGLTAHVSHKRIADATRPA; translated from the coding sequence GTGAGACTGCAGGACAAGATCGTCGTCGTGACCGGTGCGGCCCGCGGCCAGGGCGCCGAGGAGGTCCGCGCGCTGGCCGCCGAGGGTGCGTACGTCGTGGCCACCGACGTGCTGCCCTTCGACCCGCGCGATGAGGCGTGGGACGGCGGCCGCGTCGTCGAGCGTCACCTCGACGTCACCGACGCCGCGGCCTGGGCCGAGCTGGCCGACTGGCTTCGCGCCGAGCGCGGCCACGTCGACGCGCTGGTCAACAACGCCGGCGTGGCGGCCCGCGAGCGGCTGCCGCACGTGTCGCTGGAGGGGTGGCAGCGCGCCTTCGACATCAACGTCACCGGACCGATGCTCGGCATCCAGGCGCTGGTGCCGCTGATGCCGCAGGGATCCAGCATCGTGAACATCTGCTCGGTGGCCGCGATCAGCGGGCACGCGGCTGCGGCGTACACGGCGAGCAAGTGGGCGCTGCGCGGGCTGACCCGCTCGGCATCGCTGGAGCTGGGGTCGCAGGGCATCCGGGTCAACGCGGTGATGCCGGGCCTGATCGACACCCCGCTGATGGCGAACGCCTCGCCGGCGTTCAAGGAGGCGGCGCTGAGCGAGGTGCCGCTGGGCCGGATCGGGGTGCCGGCCGACATCGCGCCGACCATCGTCTTCCTGTGCTCGGACGACTCCTCCTACTACAACGGCGCCGAGATCGTGATCGACGGTGGTCTGACCGCGCACGTGTCGCACAAGCGCATCGCCGACGCGACCAGGCCGGCATGA